The DNA sequence AGGTTTATTAGAGGCGTAACACTGGCAAAACCAAGGCTTAAAGTTTTGGTGTCACGTATCAAGTTTGGGTAGTCCACGATACTTCTTACCACCTTTTTATCACCATTGGTGATCGAGACCTTGAACAAACCACTCTCTCCTTCCTCGGCTTTGCGTGTTTCATCTTTGTTGGACAGACTGAGCTATATTGACCTGAATGAATaaacattttaaaatatatgtaaCTTTAAGTCGAGGCATAAATCCACAAATCATTTCATGTAAACGACTAAAAGATttagaaacattaaaaaaaaaaaacatttttcagTAAAACAACACCATTTCCAAAATTCATGAGGGCAAGCTATAGCACCTGCTGCTTTGATTCGTCTTTTTACAGAAGCCATGAAAGCCAAGAAACCCATTTGGCTCTTTTGAGACTAAGCCACGAAAGAAAGAGTAGGAGCAGAAAGTCTACCAAACACGTCAACAGAAATATGCCACAACTACACAAATATGACACaaaacattgcaaaagaaaagcTCAAACATCAAAAGCTCAAACATCACCCCTTCTAACTTGATCATGGTGGATCTAGTAGCAACATAAAGCTTCAAGTAGCCAAAATTGGTCTAAAATACCTGCTAAATTCTGATTATTACCTAAAAAAATTCAATATCAAATGTCATTGGAAAACTTGATTGCAACACCAACCCAGTGCTCATTATCAGGAGAGTTTTGATGAGGAAGCTTATAATCCCAACCCGAGTGAAACCAGATGACTCATTCTCACATTCTAAAGTGGTTTTAGGATTCCTAGGCTTGACCGAGTACTGGAAGTTTATCTAATACCTTCCTAAACCATTTGATCGTGTCTATAGGAAGTAATAGGAAACCTTCTGGTGTATTTAATTGATCACTCACGAACAAAACCATCAGAGCGAATGCTATCATGCATAGGACCTTGTCCTGATGAAACATGAAGCATAGTGAAACATCATTTAAACGTTTGCTACACTAACAATATATGCATTCCATGCATCTTGTTGCTGGAAGGATGCCACCATTTCATACTTGACATCTCGGCTGACGGTAAATTCCTCCGAGTTCTGATTGTCCGTGGTGTCTGGCATTTTTCGGATCCAAACATGTATGGATTGGAATCCAGCCTCCTCCAAGCAATCCTTGATTTCTGGTAGTGACCACCTGTAAAGACAGAGAATTTGACCACTTCAACTCTCATATCTGTTTCTTAAGCAGCGAAAAATGGATTTTAACCATAATGTTTAAAATAAAACTATCAAATACAGTTTGCACGTTGGAATGaggtgctttatgaaaagcaaatTTGATGAGTCATGGCTGAAGCTTCAGATATCTCTTGTGTGCAAGTGCTTGAAGCCTTGCATTTAGTTCAAGTTGGAGCATTAACATGTTATCAAACTGTGTTTGCCTGTAGTTTTCTCATGCACCTACGGTACATGTCCACATGAAGTGTGGAGAAGTTAATTGCATAAATTTGGTCATGAAGTGATGTGAATGGTGTTCCAACCCTTGGTTTGATTAAGTTAAGCTACTTTGTtttcttgcaaaaaaaaaagggCATGAAGCCAGATCAAGATTAAGGATAAGATGTTTCTGTGACAACCATTTTGTAGCAGCAGATCGGAACTTGCAAAAGAAATATTATCCAAGCAATAATGCTGCTAAAAAAAAGACCAAGAATAACAATAGCAGCATAGATGCATAGAAAACATCATGATTTATTGGTTGGATATCAAAGATGAAACTTACAAGCGCCAGTCATATGAAAATGCATGCCGTATTATCTGTTGCTTTCCAAGATGAAAGTGGAGGCTAATTTTTGTCCTGCGGTTTATGATATCAAAGTCTGCTTGCTCCCATACATACTGCAATCACAACAAAATACGTAAGCCACATAGAAAGGAGATAAGCTCAAACTTTGAGTgtcatcaaaaaatttatagcGACTATAAGCCAAAATTTTGATATAGAATTGCAAAAGTTTAGTTCCTTTAATACTTTTGTAAGTCAAGACACAATCACTGAGACAACGTTAAACTGCATTTTGTTCCAAACAACTTCCATGTCAATTACATTCTCATCCAACCATTTTAAAGGCAACATCGATTaagttctcatcaatttctattgCATGAAGGAACAAGCAACACAAGGTCAAGATCAGCTTGTTATTAGGTGTCCCAAATAGGAGATTCAGATATCTGCAAATTCTGCTTACTTACTAGCCAAACCTCCTTTTGTAGAGCATAGTTTGGTCATGCATAAAGTAATTCTCATGATGCAAGTACACCCACAAAAAATATGCTTCTGATGACATCAAGAACAGAACTTACTGTAAAGTTAGAGAACCTTCTACGAAGATGCAACTTGCACTCTGATGACACACCTCCATATAGATCCATCACAAAAATGCCACCCTTCTTCGATAGTGCATTAAAAGCATGCTTGAAGTACAAAACTAAGTCTTTGCGCTTTTGGAGGCAACAACAGCTGTAATTGAATGCACAGACAATGTCTCTATTTGGCAGTGCATCAATTTTGACGGATGCATAGGTGAAGCATCCTTGAACTTCAGAATCATCTCTCTCATTTGTTGTGACAGCTTCTGAAGCACCATTTTTGTCAGATAAAGCTAGATCTTTCACAAGATCTTCAACTTGGTGTTTCACAAGGCAAGCTTCCTGAGGGCACAACACATTACCGTGGAGAAGAGAGATCCTAGAACACCCATCACCTCCAACCTTATTTAGATTGTTCTCCAAGCACCAGTTAAGTGCTTCAAGGTCCAAATCAACACCAATTGCAGTTCGTCTTGGGTCACTGCGGAGCCACTCACAACTGCCAAATACAGGGAGGAAAGCAAAATTTTTCATCAAAGTCAGCAGATAAGAATCTAACAGATAAAAATAAGGAGAATCTAACAGCTGAACAATTTCATTCTATTTTGTAGACAACAATAATAACACCAACAAATTTAGATGCCAAATTTGTTAGTGATTCAAAAATATACAAGAAAAGGTGAAAGGAAGTAAAGAAATATACTAAATGTGAACAGTGACCTCAAGAGCACTTCTTGTATTTGTTATCCAACTATCTTTGGTGTTATATTTTGTAAATCATTATTCTAATGAATTTAATAATTGATGTTGCCTTCCTCATCTATTTCTACAATGATCATTAATTCAAACTTCATTAATCGACTCTTACTTGATGGTTCTAAGTTAATCACATCAAAAGAACAATGGCATAAAGCTTGTCCTCCGAAACTTCCAAAGCAAATGAACTGAAAATTAGGAGCATCAAACAAGGAAACAAGACTCTATTCAAGAACAATTACCAAGTGGTAGCAAAAATGGGCCACCTACATCTTATAAGCACTACTCCAGAAATATAGATATCAAATTTTGAGCAAGCAACATGAGTAGGATATTTGTATGAAGAGTGAAATCCACAACAATCTCAGTGAAATCCAAGTGGCTTAGAATATATCAAGATGAAGAATTCTCATCACCTCTTGCAATTGTTCATGCCTGTTGTCTCTTTTGTATCCAGATGATGATGTAGAAAAACAAGCCAAATAATTTTTTACCTTATTTTCATTGGTAGGATTAGAAACATAAATTAACTTCCAGCTACAGATTACTTCTCTCGGTTATAGCCGGGCTCCTACAGAAACTACTACACTTGGATTCACTAAACCTCCTAAAAAGATGCAGGAATTCTCTGACAGATGGGCCACCGAAGTAACTAATGAAAGGTGGATTTCTTCATTAAGTTCTAACTTAACTGTACATTATTCACATCGATTCAAGATTCTGATAGAAAATTTTCACTTGTTTGCTTCCCAAAATCAAATGCTGTCACCAAAGAACATTGCTACAAGAGCAACTATACACCTTTGAACCTAACCAAATTTCAGTGGCACTGAAGaaccaaaaagaggaaaaaagacAACAAGTTTCGAACACAAATATTTGCATTTATACCTCAGAAGGGCAGTGCCGCAGAAATCTTCTTGCAAATGGAGCGGAAACCGCCCACCGACATACATCAAGAAGAACTTTTGCATGTAGCTGATATCTCCCTTGGGCGACTGCTCCGAcacatcatcatcaaagataAAAGAAATCCAACTTTAATAGAACCTATAAACCCTAACCAGAAAGCTTTCCCGGATAATAGAGGTTTGATTTCACCTGGACCGACAGCTGATAGAGATGGAATTTGGACGGAGCAGCCGCCGCCCACGGTCTTcctccatcatcatcttcttcttctcccgaTTCGCTCTCTTGGTGTTCTCGATCGTTGGTCGGCGGCGGGACGTCGTAAGCTGAGGAGGGCAAGATGTCCTCCTCGTCACTAGCGTCGCCACCCCGACGTCCTTGCGGCTCCCGGTGCTTCTTCCCGCGCTTTCCCATTCCTCAGGTTTTCGTTCTCACTGTAGGGTTTCAGCAGTCGGACCTCTACTAGAGCCGTCTTCCGGTCTTCGCCGCCGTCTCACATCAAAACCGGACCCGATCGGTTTGGGTTTCTCTCTGAGCCCTTAAGGGCGCAGCACGGCGAACTCTTCTTACCACGCCCAAGAAGTCTGTCCAAAAGACTGAACCAGCCCCGGAATTATCCAGGGTTCGGTGCCACCCAAGACTTTGTGCGGGACCCAGTTTTCAGTTGACACCACACCCTTGTGTGTTCCAGGGGTGGACTCAGTGTGCAGCCGACCATAGGAAACATACTCGTGTCACCGATCAAGACACGACCGCATGATGTGGCGTGGCACCCTACAGCCCCTCTTCACCACGTAATTGTGTAGTGAGTCGTGACTCAAGTGGCTCTAGTCATTACGTAGGTGAGAGACGTACCTCGAATAGTCACCACGTAGgtaatacacatacacatatatgacCGATAGGAACGACACGTCAATTATTCGTCACGATACAACGACCTTTGTAATGCGAATCGATATGTGGTGTCAGAGGGTACAATTTCCAACGTGTAATTTTAAGTTTGCAGATTGCATGTGTattaattactatatatatatatatatatatatatatatagagagagagagagagagagagagagagagagagagagagagagagaggggggagaaCATACCGGAGAATTTAACATTCAAATGGGTCCCACTTTACAGGTGTACAAAACCTAGTCCAGTCCCTATAAATACTCTCTCATGTCTTACTACTGCTCCTTTCTCTCTGCATCTGATCTCATCATCTTCTTCCATGGAGAGGGTCATCCTTTGTGCCTTCTCATTGGTCTTCCTCATGATGGGTAAGGCTGCCTTCGGCTCACCTCAGTTTGGTTTGCTTCTCACGCTCATCGGTGTTCAGTTCTACGAGACTCCTCATGTTGCAGGGACTACGATTACTGGTAGTGATACTGGCAAGCAGGAGGAATACCGAGCTCGTAAGCTGTTCGTCTTCGGCGACTCATACGCCGACACAGGAAACCTGGGGAAGAAGCTGGGGAGGAACATCGCGCGTTCCTGGTTTGAGCCTTACGGCATGACCTTTCCCAAGAAGCCCGCCGGCCGGTTCTCCGACGGGAAGGTCCTCACCGACTACGTTGGTCAGTCTGTTCTTTCCTTAGAGTACTAAGCTTTTGTCTTATAGATtaactctctctctttctacaaAGATCTGCTTTGCTTTTTCATCTATCCACACCACgtgtaactctctctctctctctctctctctctctatctatctatttctAATACCGACGTTTACATCGGTCCCTGTGATTCTTCTCTTCAGCGTAGTCTAAAGTAGCTTACATCTTTACAAAAGGAACTCTCGCTTTGGCGATCTTTTTACCAACTCACTGTCTCATGACTCGATATTATTCTCCTCTCAATCAGTGGTTGCAGTTGATATGCCTTCATGCATTATTACTTCCCTTCAACACCTTGTAATCTATTGTTTCTTTTGGTTTACGCATCATGAGGCCACCACCACAGTGTGTCCATTGAATATAAAAGTACGCATCCGATTCCATAGCTTTGCTAGATTGCAAGCATATGTGTCTGAGCTCGTTTCTGGCAAAAGAACTGCAGTAATATGTAGTTGTTTCCACATGGTGTGGCAGCTTCTCTTATCAGAATCAGTTCTCCCATCCCCTATAAGATCAGAAGAGTCGGTGACAAGCTGATGCTGCTACAAAATGGCATGAACTTTGCCGTCTCCGGCTCTGGCATTTTCGACACGGGGAACTTCCAGAGAAACCTATCCGCTCAGATCGATGAGTTCCAGTCTCAGATCGACGCTGGCGTCTTCTCAGAACATGACATCAAGTTTTCTGTTGCGTTGATCGTTGCGTCCGGGAATGACTACATGCACTTCTCTCAACTCGATCCGAACTATTTGCTGGTGAGTATCCGAGAAGGAAACATGACGACGTTTCCATACGAAAGAAAGAACGACAACCATGACGACGTTCTTCCCATGCTTTTGCAGCATCTCCATCGGTTCATGGATCGTCTGTTCGCGCAGCTGAAGGCAGACCTGAAGCGCTTTGATCACATCGGGGTTCCGAAAGTGGTCGTCACCAACCTGCACCCGATCCAATGCATCCCGTACTACACCCGGCAGACGAACTACACGATTTGTCCCGCGAACATATCGGCGGCAGTGGCAGACCATAACCGCAGGGTTGATCgactggtggaggaattggatggaGGTAGTAAGACAACAACCTTCCTGTCTCTTGACGTGAACACGGCCTTCTCAAACGTACTCCGTCAAGGTAATCAGTTACGCTATCTTCTCCTGATATAACAAAGTGAGAGATGTATTGCAAGAATCAGAAGTAGTTCTTTACTTGTCCAGTGAATGGAGCAGAGACGATCAAGTACTTGTTGGTGCCATGTTGCGAGAGTAGCTCCGGCACAGCAGCCTGCAGTCAGGTAGATGCCCAGGGGAACAAGTTGTATAGGGTGTGCCGCCACCCGGAGGAACACTTCTACTGGGACTCAGCACACCCGACTCAGGCCGGATGGGCTGCAGCCTTCCAGTACCTCGAGCCCTCGCTACGCAGCTTCCTCCTCCCCTGTCCTGTTTGAGATCTCATGTTGCAGAGATCAGCTTCCATTGTTTCCATTTTCTCGTCTCTTGTCAGGACGCTCGCTTGTCAGTGGAGGTCAATTCTCAGTCATCGATCGCAGGTCTAATTAGCCTATCGTTAATTTGATTACGGAGAAAGACTATTTGCGTCATCGTTAACTCCATATTTGCATCTTCTAATGAGCAGAAACTCTGAATCTAATTCGGACGGGAATCAAACATGTGTTGTCTGTATTTGCAGCTCGATCAGAATTCATATCCACGCATGCCATGCGTCTATTAATACATGCATGCAGATAAGAATAATACGAATGATGATCCAAATCTATAATTCTTATGACAAATTTCATGTGTTGGTAGTAGAAAATGGAAACCCTAACTCGTTTCTCTCCAAACAAATCTGTTGGCAAGGAAAGGAAGAGTACAACTATGGCTTTTATATAGCATATGAACATATATTAATTCTCGACTACCATATAGTTGCAGTAAGCTTTTCATGAGAATTTACAAAAAAACCTAGAAAAATATACTTGGAGAAAAATATagattctttaatataataataataataaatataaaataaaactttAACCTTTTTCAACATCCTCTTATATAGATTTTGGAAGAATATTTCTAAAAAACCTTAAGAGTATACAGGTTCTTTTTCCTATATATCTGTCTTTTACCAAGATGAGATGGATAAATTATTTATAGAATAATAAGACTCTAAGATtgtgttaaaaatatatttatatttttaatatgcattTAGAGAAGGAAGCTTGAGTGAATGTATAGTTGTGAAATGCTCtgagtatttgataaataatagataaaaattatattttaaatgtgaTGTGATTGTTGCTTAGTAAAATTATGTTTCAAAAGTCTattgaatattatgtgataaatttatccttctaatattttaaatatttattaaaaatgaacatatatttttaatttaaaataataagtaaataaactaaaatcaatcaatcaatgtatATAATCTTACAAAAGAATTTCATATAATCTTACAAAAGAAATAGCATCTAAACCAAATacgatttaaaaaatattaaattttaagtcACATTTAAAATATGTATTGAGTTATCAATACACATTTCATATGTTCCTAAATACACCCTAAATTTGTTATTCTTGGAATAAGCTATTTCACTTGTTAGGAAGGATGGAAACATCAAATCAGATTGGACTGAGAATTGAATAATTTAATAAGCTTAGTCTTCCtaattttagtggtgagcctgattcaATGGTAGCAAAACAATGGATGatgtagatagagaaaatatttgatatcttaaATTGCCCTAATGATTATAAGGTTTCTCTTGctgcctttatgttggaaggagaggttgagcactagtggagaatgattaaaaggatttctgatATTTATGGTTTGTATGATTAAATTATTAATACACATAGATAGAAAAGTATTGGCTTATAAAAGTATTACGAAGCTTGTACTTTCCATAAGCACAAAGTGATGACTCGAATACTAAATATAGCTGCTAGGTTGAAAGGTGAAATTGCAACTTGAAAATGGGCTAAAGATAGTGCACCAGTGGTAGTACCActggtctggcggtggcatcgctaaagCATACTGCCCataggcggtagcactgcccagctggcggtaccatcacctgcagcTATGCCCGATAAAAGGGCTTTTAGGGCTAGCAGTAGAATTGCCCCCAAGCCTTCCTAGACCTCTTTCCCACACCTCTAAACCTTTCTCCATCTCTTTTTctccttgctcttcctctagaaactcaagaaaaccctcatcTCTTGCAAATCTAAAGATCAATCTCAACATTTCAAGagatcactacaagggtaatcCTCATAAACTTTTCTAGTTCCATGacatctagaagatccttaaAGGACAAAGGTAAGAAGAGAGTAGATGAAATATATGATTCCACACTCTTTGATTCCCCCCAACAAGCCCTTAAATTCCCAACCTTTgaatctagaaatgttcataagggaaaatatgtagatctaggaGAAATGGGTAATTTAGAACCAATTTAATGGTTTGCCAACTTAGATGTCCTTCCAATCCTCCTaataagtgaacccatttatcctagatttgttcggttgttttataacaacttacaagtagatgaaaatgatagggtgtccacttatctcttagggcatcacatacCTATCATGAATAGTATAATTTGTAACTTTATAGGAATTCCTGAGAATAAAAGAGGTTTTTACTTTAGAGGGCTatgggatgaagaatcagttgggGTTACATATTCTGAGGCATTATGAATTATCTTTGGTAACCCAAATCTTTCCATTGTTcaaaaaagttgtgaacatttgctACCCTTTAGCACAAAATTACTACATCACATAGTGATAAGTATCCTACTTCTAAAGCAACactatcatgatgaagttagtcaaatggaattagaaaCAGTGTATTGGAATATGAGAGGACAcgataactattttggatatctgataaaataaaacatgattgaactatcaacaaaagatatgatgcggTGGTTTAATCACTAGACTAATGTGTGCACATAACATAGTTATTCCATTTGATGAAGAAACCTTAAAACTAGATCGATTCAATGTCATCAATGAAAACCtattaaggagattaagatgCATAGTAAGAAATGAAatctggactagattacctagaaagATTGAACTTGAACTTCCCCCACCTGAATCAGAACCAGAAATACTTATCTACAGGGAAAGTCATTATTCTTCTACCAGTCCCCTTGAGACAGTACCTCCAACAGAGCAAGCACCCTCTTCATCTACCGATCCAATAGTGACTCGATTGGATCGAATTGAACTATGTCAAGATCAAATTGAACTAcgttaagatcaaatcttaactaagatgcagcaaattcatcgataactGAATATtttatttagacattttgatttACCACTACCCAAATAGGTTATGTATTTATTTTTGCTGATAAAAGGGAGTAGAGAACTAAAAAGTACCATGATGAGTTGTACTCTTTGATATATTATACTTCTTACATTCTATAATGTACCCTTTGACGCTATgtgcttttcaatattatgatgtaCTTCTTGATGATGGTTTAATGCTTGCATCACTCTAAGAACTAGacttaataaatcttttgaaggcataaattccttgatacattcttcaaatttcttagttgtctttttaaatcaagaacattttctttcttgtgatatttacaaaagaaaagtttcaacttttggtatttaaaacttgatatattgttatttataaagttagggatgttaaattgtccgaatacatgagtttgttatatatcttttccgaactttctcgatttttttaaaaagctttcatgaaatttggattatcaatttacttggtataaaatttatttcataccATTGCTCTAccaacttaatgatttttgatatattttttaatgagaaatagatttgatttatgaagttttattcatggatttttgatcctACATTTGAtgctccttactcttctcatgaaagaaaaattttatgaatttttagcatgtgatgatcacttgcaagaatggggatttgatttcatatggatatcttgattcttttcataaatcccttcttcttgttgaactagaagcttgatttaatgaaactcatttattttcatttgacttggttaaaatcctttcatgaatttgattcttgatgaattccttccatactcttcttcctcttcttcttatttttatgacaaagggagaaagaaatttgcacatctcaagaagaaccacaaAAAGCTTTTGTGCAtccaaagtaaaaatgttagcttatccagaagtagttatcatgtaaagtttttgcttaacttctcatttttactaacttggataaattggtgtggaaCTTGCTTGAATTATTTTTTACTACACTttcattgttgaatggttctcctttatgttgatgacaaagggagagaaatatggtaaatgttaggatcggagcggcactaagaggggggggggtgaattagtgtagcggtaaagtgtgataaactttttacgatttaaacactttcgaaaacttcgtacgataaaagtaacgttttcgtttgaaaccgtttcgattgcgttttaacttgaagagataagtaagacagagacaaagaagtagagcattaaagtgcaaatggtttgcagtaatgtaattgacaataagtaaatgcaaactagaaatcacgtcgattttacagtggttcggtcaaatgacctacatccacttgtgaggcccctcttcgatgaggctcccaccttccactagcaaatctcttgaaatggaagggcaaatacccctcttacaaccttttacaagcggttcactctcttacagatttttagcaagaaagaaggaggtgaacactagcaaattgaaaacaagactagcaaagacttttctaagacctttctctcaaacaattgctgctcaaaaagtcgtaatctcagctgagatttgagggtatttataggcctcaagaggattcaaatttgggctccaaaatttgaattctctttgggttctcgatgctggcggtgccaccgcctgtcactgtcagacattgacagtgctgggaggtgccaccgcccagtcaagcggtgccaccgcccagctctcgggtgctgggcggtgccaccgcccagcctaggcgatgccaccgcctaggccaattcagctcactggttgggctccaaacttggcccaaaccagtctgaactcgggcccaattggcccctacttgggttataggattaatacctaatcctaatcctaattaacatgctaactatgaatttaaagacattttctaagctattacaaagtccgtaagtcaagacttcttccagcgagcttccgacgaacttccggcggtcttccgataaactctcggaaaccattctgcggactcccggcaagctcctagacttcacgatttgatcttggcgagttccgatgagcttcttcgtcaagctccgatctttctcggcgagctccgcgaacttccaacgaaccttccggcgagcttccgaaaaacccttcggcaagctccctactcattcttggctagttccggcagcattcccgacgaaccttcggacttccgtcgaactctcgaactcacaatgaatccttcgtgcttgactccgacactttgatttgctttatgtcttcatcgttatcgtagttaatcctgcacacacaagcaaaaactctactccgatctagacaattattataaagagaattgacattctgttgcccgacacgtcattggttagcgcttcgtccgattctttggcgcatcatcctctcttgcggcttgttgcccaatcggcggttgacctccgcaacgccgatatccttggcgcaattctgctcttggcccgatgcccgacatccgaagccttctgccatccaatatcctaatgtgatctcctccgacgcaacgtcaattcctcctgccttaattgtctaatcctgatcgagtagacctgcatcactcaaaatacagttaaacataaacataattatcaatttgtttcatcatcaaaatacgagat is a window from the Musa acuminata AAA Group cultivar baxijiao chromosome BXJ2-1, Cavendish_Baxijiao_AAA, whole genome shotgun sequence genome containing:
- the LOC135599018 gene encoding uncharacterized protein LOC135599018 — its product is MGKRGKKHREPQGRRGGDASDEEDILPSSAYDVPPPTNDREHQESESGEEEDDDGGRPWAAAAPSKFHLYQLSVQSPKGDISYMQKFFLMYVGGRFPLHLQEDFCGTALLSCEWLRSDPRRTAIGVDLDLEALNWCLENNLNKVGGDGCSRISLLHGNVLCPQEACLVKHQVEDLVKDLALSDKNGASEAVTTNERDDSEVQGCFTYASVKIDALPNRDIVCAFNYSCCCLQKRKDLVLYFKHAFNALSKKGGIFVMDLYGGVSSECKLHLRRRFSNFTYVWEQADFDIINRRTKISLHFHLGKQQIIRHAFSYDWRLWSLPEIKDCLEEAGFQSIHVWIRKMPDTTDNQNSEEFTVSRDVKYEMVASFQQQDAWNAYIVSVANV
- the LOC103973809 gene encoding GDSL esterase/lipase At5g03610 — translated: MERVILCAFSLVFLMMGTTITGSDTGKQEEYRARKLFVFGDSYADTGNLGKKLGRNIARSWFEPYGMTFPKKPAGRFSDGKVLTDYVASLIRISSPIPYKIRRVGDKLMLLQNGMNFAVSGSGIFDTGNFQRNLSAQIDEFQSQIDAGVFSEHDIKFSVALIVASGNDYMHFSQLDPNYLLHLHRFMDRLFAQLKADLKRFDHIGVPKVVVTNLHPIQCIPYYTRQTNYTICPANISAAVADHNRRVDRLVEELDGGSKTTTFLSLDVNTAFSNVLRQVNGAETIKYLLVPCCESSSGTAACSQVDAQGNKLYRVCRHPEEHFYWDSAHPTQAGWAAAFQYLEPSLRSFLLPCPV